Proteins from one Streptomyces sp. NBC_00289 genomic window:
- a CDS encoding carbohydrate ABC transporter permease, whose product MSMQAEPAGAPPPPEAEQARQDQAALSAGARQERRLGWLLCAPAVVVMIAVTAYPIGYAVYLSLQRYDLRFPGQAKFVGLSNYGSVLSSPFWWDAFWVTVFITGVSVVIELVLGMGLALVMHRTIFWRGTVRTAVLIPYGIVTVVAAFSWQYAWTPDLGYLAELLPSGDAPLTEQWPALWLIILAEVWKTTPFMALLLLAGLALVPEETLKAAMVDGATPWQRFIKIMLPLMKPAILVALLFRTLDAFRIFDNIYILTAGAQGTGSLSILGYDNLFTALNLGIGSAISVLIFICVGIIAFAFVKLFGAAAPGAEVKR is encoded by the coding sequence ATGAGCATGCAGGCTGAACCGGCCGGCGCCCCACCGCCCCCCGAGGCGGAGCAGGCGCGACAGGACCAGGCGGCACTCTCGGCGGGCGCCCGGCAGGAGCGGCGGCTCGGCTGGCTGCTCTGCGCACCGGCCGTCGTCGTCATGATCGCCGTGACCGCCTACCCCATCGGGTACGCCGTCTACCTGTCCCTCCAGCGGTACGACCTGCGCTTCCCGGGACAGGCGAAGTTCGTGGGCCTGAGCAACTACGGGTCGGTGCTGTCCTCCCCGTTCTGGTGGGACGCCTTCTGGGTCACGGTGTTCATCACCGGCGTGTCCGTGGTCATCGAACTGGTCCTCGGCATGGGGCTCGCCCTGGTGATGCACCGGACGATCTTCTGGCGCGGCACCGTACGCACCGCGGTCCTCATCCCGTACGGGATCGTCACCGTCGTCGCCGCCTTCTCCTGGCAGTACGCCTGGACCCCGGACCTCGGGTACCTCGCCGAGCTGCTGCCCAGCGGAGACGCCCCGCTGACCGAGCAGTGGCCGGCCCTGTGGCTGATCATCCTCGCCGAGGTGTGGAAGACGACGCCGTTCATGGCCTTGCTGCTGCTCGCCGGTCTCGCCCTGGTCCCCGAGGAGACCCTGAAGGCGGCCATGGTGGACGGTGCCACCCCCTGGCAGCGCTTCATCAAGATCATGCTGCCGCTGATGAAACCGGCGATCCTGGTGGCGCTGCTCTTCCGCACCCTGGACGCCTTCCGCATCTTCGACAACATCTACATCCTGACCGCGGGTGCCCAGGGGACCGGCTCCCTGTCGATCCTCGGTTACGACAACCTGTTCACCGCGCTGAACCTGGGCATCGGGTCGGCCATCTCGGTCCTGATCTTCATCTGTGTCGGGATCATCGCCTTCGCCTTCGTCAAACTGTTCGGCGCGGCGGCACCCGGCGCGGAGGTGAAGCGCTGA
- a CDS encoding ABC transporter substrate-binding protein translates to MHVKCGCRPVPGHKGRPRGTRWLRAFAVLPLLASGVAACGSDEGSGTPTLNWYNFPDDSGALQKAADRCSQASGGRYRISYNKLPRAADGQRQQLVRRLAAEDDSLDILGLDVTWAAEFAEARWIREWTGTARRQAVEGTLRVPLQTSTWKGKLYAVPYNTNTQLLWYRKDLVPTPPKTWAEMLNMASDLAKQGKPHFVEIQGAQYEGLTVWFNSLINSAGGSILNRSATAPSLGAPAVRAAGIMRDLARSQAADPSLSNQMEDQNRLAMESGAAAFEINYPFVYPSMKANNPKLFKDFRWAPYPRVDADRPSRPTIGGIDLAVSAYSRHPQLAFEAALCLRNRENQLTAALEGGLPPTLRGIYDEAPFVKAYPFAKEVLAALQTASVRPLTPAYQNVSIAVSHTLSPPSGIKPVSSVNTISEQIDDALRSEGVIP, encoded by the coding sequence GTGCACGTGAAGTGCGGCTGCCGGCCCGTTCCGGGTCACAAGGGACGTCCCAGAGGGACGCGATGGCTGCGGGCGTTCGCCGTACTGCCGTTGCTGGCGTCGGGGGTCGCCGCTTGTGGCAGTGACGAGGGTTCAGGCACGCCCACCCTCAACTGGTACAACTTCCCCGACGACTCCGGTGCGCTCCAGAAGGCGGCCGACCGGTGCAGCCAGGCGTCGGGCGGCCGCTACAGGATCAGCTACAACAAGCTCCCGCGTGCCGCGGACGGCCAGCGCCAGCAGCTTGTCCGGAGACTCGCCGCCGAGGACGACTCGCTCGACATCCTGGGCCTGGACGTCACCTGGGCGGCGGAGTTCGCCGAGGCACGGTGGATCCGTGAATGGACGGGGACGGCGAGGCGGCAGGCCGTGGAGGGCACCCTGCGCGTACCGCTGCAGACCTCCACCTGGAAGGGCAAGCTGTACGCCGTCCCGTACAACACGAACACCCAACTCCTCTGGTATCGCAAGGATTTGGTGCCCACCCCGCCCAAGACCTGGGCCGAGATGCTGAACATGGCCAGCGACCTCGCCAAGCAGGGCAAGCCACACTTCGTGGAGATCCAGGGCGCCCAGTACGAGGGTCTGACCGTCTGGTTCAACAGCCTGATCAACAGCGCGGGCGGCTCCATCCTCAACAGGAGTGCGACCGCGCCCTCCCTCGGGGCGCCCGCCGTACGGGCCGCCGGAATCATGCGCGACCTGGCCAGGTCTCAGGCCGCGGACCCCTCCCTGTCCAACCAGATGGAGGACCAGAACCGCCTCGCGATGGAGTCGGGGGCGGCGGCGTTCGAGATCAACTACCCGTTCGTCTATCCGTCGATGAAGGCGAACAACCCGAAGCTGTTCAAGGACTTCCGCTGGGCGCCGTACCCCAGGGTCGACGCGGACCGTCCGTCACGGCCCACCATCGGCGGCATCGACCTGGCGGTGAGCGCCTACTCGCGCCACCCCCAGCTGGCCTTCGAGGCGGCCCTGTGCCTGCGAAACCGGGAGAACCAGCTCACCGCGGCGCTCGAGGGCGGCCTGCCGCCCACCCTGCGCGGTATCTACGACGAGGCGCCGTTCGTCAAGGCGTACCCCTTCGCCAAGGAAGTACTGGCCGCCCTGCAGACGGCGAGCGTCCGCCCGCTCACTCCGGCCTACCAGAACGTGTCGATCGCGGTCTCCCACACGTTGTCCCCGCCGTCCGGGATCAAGCCGGTGAGCTCGGTCAACACCATCAGCGAACAGATCGACGATGCCCTGCGATCCGAGGGTGTGATCCCGTGA
- a CDS encoding MFS transporter: MPRKSTRLTFAVLATGAGVFSMLQSLIAPALPTVQHALHTSQSTATWVMTAYLLSASIFTPILGRVGDLVGKKRTLVAVLFTVAVGCLLAALAPTIGVLIAARVVQGVGGALFPLSFGIIRDEFAPSEVGRSISNLSAVIAAGGGVGMVAAGPIVTALDYRWLFWIPVGIVVVATLIALRYVPESVNRASGKVNWLGAGLLSAWLVALLLPLSQAAVWGWGSARVIGLFTAAVVLFGLWLLAEARSRTPLIDLRVMRLPAVWTTNTAALLFGAGMYAIWSFLPGFVQTPRSPGYGFGASVTAAGLLMLPMLVAMFLSGMLSGRLEPVLGAKALLTTGAALGALACGFLALWHDEQWQIAVVAGVFGLGIGLAFASMANLIVGSVPADQTGAATGMNANIRTIGGSIGAAVTGVLVTGRLQPSGLPYGSGYTHGFTLLAVLCLAAALAALLVPSRRAGRLSGTARAASDPSGTRSADSTGSATPVATSVSTPRG, encoded by the coding sequence ATGCCCCGCAAGTCCACCCGCCTCACCTTCGCGGTCCTCGCGACCGGTGCCGGCGTGTTCTCCATGCTGCAGTCGCTGATCGCGCCGGCCCTGCCGACCGTCCAGCACGCGCTGCACACCTCGCAGTCCACCGCGACCTGGGTGATGACGGCCTACCTGCTGTCCGCCTCGATCTTCACGCCGATCCTCGGCCGGGTCGGCGACCTGGTCGGCAAGAAGCGCACGCTGGTCGCCGTCCTGTTCACCGTGGCCGTCGGCTGTCTGCTCGCCGCGCTCGCGCCGACCATCGGCGTACTGATCGCCGCCCGGGTCGTCCAGGGCGTCGGCGGGGCGCTGTTCCCGCTGTCCTTCGGCATCATCCGCGACGAGTTCGCCCCGTCCGAGGTGGGCCGCAGCATCAGCAACCTGTCCGCGGTGATCGCCGCGGGCGGCGGCGTCGGCATGGTGGCGGCCGGACCCATCGTGACCGCGCTCGACTACCGGTGGCTGTTCTGGATCCCCGTCGGCATCGTCGTCGTCGCCACCCTCATAGCCCTGCGCTACGTGCCCGAGTCGGTCAACAGGGCGAGCGGCAAGGTCAACTGGCTCGGTGCCGGTCTGCTGTCGGCCTGGCTGGTGGCCCTGCTCCTGCCGCTCAGCCAGGCGGCCGTGTGGGGCTGGGGCTCGGCCCGGGTGATCGGGCTGTTCACCGCAGCCGTCGTGCTGTTCGGGCTGTGGCTGCTCGCCGAGGCGCGCTCCCGCACCCCACTGATCGACCTGCGCGTCATGCGGCTGCCCGCCGTGTGGACCACCAACACCGCGGCCCTGCTGTTCGGCGCCGGCATGTACGCGATCTGGTCGTTCCTCCCCGGCTTCGTGCAGACGCCGCGCTCGCCCGGGTACGGCTTCGGCGCGAGCGTCACGGCCGCCGGTCTGCTGATGCTGCCCATGCTCGTCGCGATGTTCCTCTCCGGGATGCTCAGCGGTCGTCTCGAACCGGTGCTGGGTGCCAAGGCGCTCCTCACCACCGGTGCCGCGCTCGGCGCGCTCGCCTGCGGCTTCCTCGCCCTCTGGCACGACGAACAGTGGCAGATCGCCGTCGTGGCGGGGGTGTTCGGCCTCGGTATCGGTCTTGCCTTCGCCTCCATGGCCAACCTGATCGTCGGCAGCGTGCCCGCCGACCAGACCGGCGCCGCGACCGGCATGAACGCCAACATCCGCACCATCGGCGGATCGATCGGAGCCGCCGTGACCGGTGTGCTGGTGACCGGCCGGCTCCAGCCCTCGGGCCTGCCGTACGGCTCCGGCTACACCCACGGCTTCACCCTGCTGGCCGTGCTGTGCCTGGCGGCCGCGCTCGCCGCGCTGCTGGTGCCGTCCCGCCGGGCGGGACGCCTGTCCGGGACGGCCCGGGCTGCGTCCGACCCGTCGGGCACGCGGTCGGCGGACAGCACCGGCTCCGCCACGCCGGTCGCGACCTCTGTGTCCACCCCGCGCGGCTGA
- a CDS encoding TetR/AcrR family transcriptional regulator: MPAQSFPVSEIVASQRPHRKDAARNYDALLAAAREAFAEKGAEASLEDVARRAGVGIGTLYRNFPTRRHLFESVYADEVNALCRVAEEVAGLEPWQALTSWLDRFTDYMVTKRAVREALDDESDVFLACRDSMYAAGGPLFERAQKAGVAREDMDFGDLLRMVAGITATTFTDDTQRDRVLSVALDGVRVTR, translated from the coding sequence GTGCCGGCTCAGTCGTTCCCCGTCAGTGAGATCGTCGCGTCCCAGCGACCGCACCGGAAGGACGCGGCCCGCAACTACGACGCGCTGCTGGCCGCGGCGCGCGAGGCGTTCGCCGAGAAGGGCGCGGAGGCCTCCCTCGAGGACGTCGCCCGCCGGGCGGGCGTCGGCATCGGCACCCTCTACCGGAACTTCCCCACCCGTCGCCACCTCTTCGAGAGCGTCTACGCGGACGAGGTGAACGCCCTGTGCCGGGTGGCCGAGGAGGTCGCCGGACTGGAGCCGTGGCAGGCACTGACCTCGTGGCTGGACCGGTTCACGGACTATATGGTGACCAAGCGGGCGGTACGCGAGGCGCTCGACGACGAGTCGGACGTCTTCCTGGCCTGCCGCGACTCGATGTACGCCGCCGGCGGGCCGCTGTTCGAGCGGGCCCAGAAGGCCGGCGTGGCCCGCGAGGACATGGATTTCGGCGACCTGCTGCGCATGGTCGCGGGCATCACCGCCACGACCTTCACCGACGACACCCAGCGCGACCGCGTCCTGTCCGTCGCCCTCGACGGCGTACGCGTCACCCGCTGA
- a CDS encoding MFS transporter, which produces MSSSPTLSARGSRLALLVVGLCWLAVLFDGLDMFIYGSVLPHLLETKTFGLTPDQAGDLGSYATFGMLVGALTAGTVADRIGRKKLMVACVTLFSLASGLCAVSGSVEVFGLGRTLAGVGLGGLLPTAISMVSDYAPRGRVALTIGLLMTAHHAGGILSAYVAKWLVDPVGWRAAFWVCVVPLLFAPVLAKFLPESLSFLVAKGRADEARELAARYQVELPAAAGRKTAADRWDALRNLFRGGEWVQTLLYWLASFGGLLLVYGVATWLPTLMRAEGYALANALTFVVVFNLGGIVGMLVAGRAADRFGAPRISAVWFALTAAGVFLLSTHMSMGVTTVVVFFTGVFLNSAQTMIYATVSIRSTPDSRATAVGWTSGMGRFGAVFGPWLGGQLLAAGNGDWGFTAFAIAGLSSMVFIGIAALRGSRKAPSSAAEQELIGAH; this is translated from the coding sequence ATGTCCTCCTCCCCGACGCTGTCCGCTCGCGGCAGCAGACTGGCCCTTCTGGTCGTCGGTCTGTGCTGGCTGGCCGTCCTCTTCGACGGCCTCGACATGTTCATCTACGGCTCGGTGCTGCCGCACCTGCTGGAGACGAAGACCTTCGGCCTCACCCCCGACCAGGCCGGCGACCTGGGCAGCTACGCCACCTTCGGCATGCTGGTGGGCGCCCTGACCGCGGGGACGGTCGCGGACCGGATCGGCCGCAAGAAGCTCATGGTCGCCTGCGTGACGCTCTTCTCGCTGGCCTCCGGTCTGTGCGCGGTCTCCGGCAGCGTCGAGGTCTTCGGCCTCGGCCGGACCCTGGCCGGCGTCGGCCTCGGCGGCCTGCTGCCCACCGCGATCAGCATGGTCTCCGACTACGCCCCGCGCGGCCGCGTCGCTCTCACCATCGGCCTGCTGATGACCGCCCACCACGCGGGCGGTATCCTCTCCGCCTACGTGGCCAAGTGGCTGGTCGACCCCGTCGGCTGGCGCGCCGCCTTCTGGGTCTGCGTGGTCCCGCTGCTCTTCGCCCCGGTGCTGGCGAAGTTCCTGCCCGAGTCGCTGAGTTTCCTGGTCGCCAAGGGCCGCGCCGACGAGGCCCGTGAACTGGCCGCCCGCTACCAGGTCGAGCTGCCCGCCGCGGCCGGCAGGAAGACGGCCGCGGACCGCTGGGACGCCCTGCGGAACCTGTTCCGCGGCGGGGAGTGGGTCCAGACCCTGCTCTACTGGCTGGCCTCCTTCGGCGGCCTGCTCCTGGTCTACGGCGTCGCCACCTGGCTGCCCACCCTGATGCGCGCCGAGGGCTACGCACTCGCCAACGCCCTGACCTTCGTCGTGGTCTTCAACCTCGGCGGCATCGTGGGCATGCTGGTCGCCGGCCGCGCGGCCGACCGCTTCGGCGCCCCGCGCATCTCGGCGGTCTGGTTCGCGCTGACCGCCGCCGGCGTCTTCCTGCTCAGCACCCACATGTCGATGGGCGTGACCACCGTCGTCGTGTTCTTCACCGGCGTCTTCCTCAACAGCGCCCAGACGATGATCTACGCGACGGTCTCCATCCGGTCGACCCCCGACAGCCGCGCCACCGCGGTCGGCTGGACCTCCGGCATGGGCCGCTTCGGCGCCGTCTTCGGCCCGTGGCTCGGCGGCCAGCTGCTCGCCGCAGGCAACGGCGACTGGGGCTTCACCGCCTTCGCCATCGCCGGACTGTCGTCCATGGTGTTCATCGGCATCGCCGCGCTGCGCGGCTCCAGGAAGGCGCCCAGCAGCGCCGCCGAGCAGGAGCTGATCGGCGCCCACTGA